CTGGGAGTCGGGCCCGCTGGGCACGGCGACCAACAACATCGCCGAACTCACCGCCCTGCTGCGGCTCCTGGAGTCCACGGACCCGGCCGTCCCGCTGGAAGTCCGCATGGACTCCACGTACGCGATGCAGGCCGTGACCGACTGGCTGCCGGGCTGGCGGAAGCGCGGCTGGAAGACCGCGGCGGGCAAGCCGGTCGCCAACCAGGAGCTGGTACGCAGTATCGACGACCGCCTCACGGGCCGTGACGTCCGCCTCGTCCACGTCCGCGCGCACCAGGTCGGCGGTGACCCGTACAACGCCGCCGCGGACGCGGCCGCCGCGGAGTCCGCCCGCACCCAGAACCCGGCGGGCACGGCCCACGGCTCCCCGCTGCCGACGGTGGAGGACGCCCCGGCGCGCGTCCCGTCCGCCGCCCCGAAGCGCCGTTCCGGCAGGACCGGAACCCTGAAGGCCAAGTACCCGGGCCGCTGCCGCTGCGGCCGGCCGTACGAGGCGGGCACGACGATCGCGAAGAACGGCACGGGCTGGGGCCACATGGAGTGCGCCAAGGCGTGACGACGGCCGCGGCCCGAGCTTCGGCGTGGGCTCAGCCTCTCCCGACGAGTTCGAGGATCCGCCGGGCGTGCTCCACCGAGCCCTCGACGGTGCCGATCTCGTACATCGAGTCGATCATGAAGTGGTCGATTCCGGTCCGCTCGTGGATGTCCTTGACGGTGTCGACGACCTTCGCCGTGCTCGTCCCCGCGTCGATGTTCACCCGCAGCACCGTGTCGATGGCCCGGGGGTCGCGGCCGTCCTGCCGGGCCAGCTCGTCCAGGAACGAACGCTGCGCGAGGAGCCCGTCCACGTCCACGTAGCTGGGCACGACCATCAACGGCAGCCAGCCGTCGCCGCGGCGGGCGACCCGGCGCAGGGCCCGCTCGGACAGCGCGCCGAGGTAGAAGGGCGGCCGGGGCTGTCGCGCCGGCTTCAGGGGCGAGTGGTGCTCCGGCACGGAGAGCTGGTCGCCCTCGTACCGCGCCGGGTCGGTGGTCCAGATGGCGTCGAGGACGTCGAGCAGTTCGTCCATGCGCGCGCCGCGGCGGGTGAAGTCCAGCCCGGCCGCCCGGTACTCCTCGGGAGACCAGCCGATCCCGAAGCCGGGGAGGAGCCGCCCGCCGCTGATCAGGTCGATCGTCGTCAGCGACCGGGCCAGTTGGACGGGCGGGTACAGCGGGGCGATCAGTACGTGGGAGCCCAGGAGCACCCGGCTGGTCGAGGCGGCCGCCACACCGAGCAGGACGAACGGGTCGGCGGCGGGGTTCAGTTCCTCCGGAATGGTGGTTCCCCGCCCGCCGTAGCCCACGACGGGCCGGACCGCGGCCAGATTGCGGTCGCCCACCCAGAGACTGGCTCCCCCGGCCTCCTCGATCGCGGAGGCGAACGTGGCGGTCCGAGCGATGTCGAAGGCCTGACGGTGGAACTGGGGGAGTGCGAAACCTATCTTCATGGCGCCCTTCACCTGCGTCGCCGCCGGGCAGTGCGCATGCCGGCCCCGCCTCGACGTGGTCCTCTCCGAGCGACTCTCAGCCTAGGGGGCCGTGATCGCGCCCGACTCACGACGCCGGCTCACGGCCGGGTGTGTTGCTCGGCGGCGTCGAACGCGGGCGCGAGCGGGGCCAGTGCCGCGCGGAGTCGGTCGGGCAGGGAGCCGGAGGGTACGAGCAGTCCTCCGGCGCCGGAACTTCCGGCGACCTCTGTGTTCCCGGCCGGCCGGAGCCAGCCTTCCAGCGCGATGCGAACCGCCGCGGTCACGCTTGCCGCGAGGACGCGGGCTGTGGGCGCTTCGGAGTCGCCCAGGCGTTCGGCGATCACCGCCGTGAGTGGGGGCTCGATGCCGGCGGTGGTATCGAGGAACGCGTCGCGCAGCGCGGTCTGGGTGGTGATCAGCAGCAGCGCCTTGTGCTCGCGCTCGCCGGTGTTCGTGTACTGCTGGACCACTGCTTCGGTGACGGCGTCAGCCAGGCGCATGTCTGCGGGCCGGGCCGCGACCGCCGCCGCGATCCGCGTTTCCCGGTCCGCGGTGACAGCGGAGGCGATCGCCTGCTCGCGGCTGGCGAAGTAGTTGTGGTAGGTGCGCGGCGAGACCCCGGCCGCTTCGGCGATGTCCTCGGCCCGCACCTGGTCGGGCCCGTGCTCCACGGCCAGGCGCAGGGCCGCCTCGCGTAGCGCCTCGCGCGTGGCCTGCTTCTTCCGCTCCCGCAGCCCTGGTGGTGTCGTCACGGTGTCAGCGTTCCACACAGGCTGCGTATGCGCAAAATTGCTCGCACGTAAATTTGCGCGTGCGCACTTTTTCTGTCAGTCTCGACCCGAACCAGACCGACAGGGAGGACG
The Streptomyces sp. CNQ-509 DNA segment above includes these coding regions:
- a CDS encoding ribonuclease H, yielding MADLIIAACDGAASPNPGPAAWAWVVAGPDGAVARWESGPLGTATNNIAELTALLRLLESTDPAVPLEVRMDSTYAMQAVTDWLPGWRKRGWKTAAGKPVANQELVRSIDDRLTGRDVRLVHVRAHQVGGDPYNAAADAAAAESARTQNPAGTAHGSPLPTVEDAPARVPSAAPKRRSGRTGTLKAKYPGRCRCGRPYEAGTTIAKNGTGWGHMECAKA
- a CDS encoding TIGR03619 family F420-dependent LLM class oxidoreductase → MKIGFALPQFHRQAFDIARTATFASAIEEAGGASLWVGDRNLAAVRPVVGYGGRGTTIPEELNPAADPFVLLGVAAASTSRVLLGSHVLIAPLYPPVQLARSLTTIDLISGGRLLPGFGIGWSPEEYRAAGLDFTRRGARMDELLDVLDAIWTTDPARYEGDQLSVPEHHSPLKPARQPRPPFYLGALSERALRRVARRGDGWLPLMVVPSYVDVDGLLAQRSFLDELARQDGRDPRAIDTVLRVNIDAGTSTAKVVDTVKDIHERTGIDHFMIDSMYEIGTVEGSVEHARRILELVGRG
- a CDS encoding TetR/AcrR family transcriptional regulator; translated protein: MTTPPGLRERKKQATREALREAALRLAVEHGPDQVRAEDIAEAAGVSPRTYHNYFASREQAIASAVTADRETRIAAAVAARPADMRLADAVTEAVVQQYTNTGEREHKALLLITTQTALRDAFLDTTAGIEPPLTAVIAERLGDSEAPTARVLAASVTAAVRIALEGWLRPAGNTEVAGSSGAGGLLVPSGSLPDRLRAALAPLAPAFDAAEQHTRP